One window from the genome of Nerophis ophidion isolate RoL-2023_Sa unplaced genomic scaffold, RoL_Noph_v1.0 HiC_scaffold_34, whole genome shotgun sequence encodes:
- the LOC133546612 gene encoding gastrula zinc finger protein XlCGF57.1-like, translated as MCERTIAEYKEELSRTKEENERLRQLLEAVFKKAQVVLHRTDLNKEHLPHEQEEEPQPHHIKEEKEVPHSQHIKDGGEDPQPPHNKAKHETPQTHNVKLTLHIKGQAEDPLNLHIKKEEDDLLTPHFKEQENPLNPHIKEEEEDSLTPHFKEEEEDQEAPHIKEEEEEEGISQPKWLEEFPVTGVPVKSEDDEVKGESEERGGGEPPSSSSTQHMTTEADGDHCGGSQADKLLAPLSDSEDTTSHSPDTDDEDSKDDKTCHTDNTHFTSSHSHKTFKYRRSLKRHMRTHTGEKPFSCSICGKDFTQRPDFKVHMRTHTGEKHFSCSTCGKGFAHSSKLKRHMRTHTGEKPFSCSICSKGFTRSQSLKEHMRTHTGEKPFSCSNCGRGFTRSQSLKEHMKIHTGEKPFSCSICGKGFTHTNKWKRHMRIHTEEKPFSCSTCGKGFTESQSLKVHMRTHTGEKPFSCSTCGKGFTESQSLKVHMRRHTGEKPFSCSTCGKGFTVGQSLKVHMRTHTGEKPFSCSTCGKGFTHSQSLKVHMRTHTGET; from the exons atgtgtgaaagaacgatagcagagtacaaagaggaactttctcggacaaaagaagagaacgagagactacgtcaactattggaggctgttttcaagaaagctcaagttgtgttacacagaacag ACCTCAATAAAGAACATCTTCCTCATGAGCAGGAAGAAGAGCCACAGCCccaccacattaaagaggaaaaagaggtaccacattcccaacacattaaAGACGGAGGAGAGgacccacagcccccccacaataAAGCGAAAcatgagacgccacagacccataatgttaaactgacccttcacattaaagggcaagcggaggacccactgaacttacacatcaaaaaggaagaggatgacctactgacccctcactttaaggagcaagagaacccactgaaccctcacattaaagaggaagaggaggactcactgacccctcactttaaagaggaagaggaggaccaagaggcgccgcacattaaagaggaagaggaggaagagggcatcagtcagcctaaatggttggaggagttcccagtgactggtgtccctgtgaagagtgaagatgatgaggtgaaaggtgaaagtgaggagaggggagggggggagcctccaagcagcagctcaacacaacacatgacaacagaagctgatggagaccactgtggaggatcacaagcagacaagctcttagctccactatcagatagtgaggacacaacgtcacactctcctgacacggatgatgaagactctaaagatgataagacatgtcacactgacaacactcacttcacatcttctcactctcacaaaacttttaaataccgtcgtagtctgaaaagacacatgagaacacacactggagaaaaacctttttcatgttcaatctgcggtaaagattttactcagaggccagattttaaagtacacatgagaacacacactggtgaaaaacatttttcctgttcaacctgtggtaaaggttttgcacacagtagcaaattgaaaagacacatgagaacacacactggtgaaaaacctttttcctgttcaatctgtagtaaaggttttacacgaagtcagagtttgaaagaacacatgagaacacacactggtgaaaaacctttttcctgttcaaactgtggtagaggttttacacgaagtcagagtttgaaagaacacatgaaaatacacactggtgaaaaacctttttcctgttcaatctgtggtaaaggttttacacatacTAACAAatggaaaagacacatgagaatacacactgaggaaaaacctttttcctgttcaacctgtggtaaaggttttacagaaagtcagagtttgaaagtacacatgagaacacacactggtgaaaaacctttttcctgttcaacctgtggtaaaggttttacagaaagtcagagtttgaaagtacacatgagaagacacactggtgaaaaacctttttcctgttcaacctgtggtaaaggttttacagtaggtcagagtttgaaagtacacatgagaacacacactggtgaaaaacctttttcctgttcaacctgtggtaaaggttttacacacagtcagagtttgaaagtacacatgagaacacacactggtgaaacatga